One genomic segment of Culturomica massiliensis includes these proteins:
- a CDS encoding dihydroorotate dehydrogenase yields the protein MADLNISLKELELKNPVLTASGTFGYGTEFQDFIDLSALGGFIVKGTTLHPREGNPYPRMAETPSGMLNAVGLQNKGVDYFAEHIYPGIKDIKTHILVNVSGSTVSDYVATAEKINDLDNIPGIELNISCPNVKEGGMAFGTRCSSVAEVVKAVRKVYGKHLMVKLSPNVTDIQEIALTAEAEGADSVSLINTLLGMAVDIRNRRPVLSTVTGGLSGPCVKPVALRMVWQVAKAVKIPVVGLGGIMTAEDAIEFLLAGASAVQIGTANFIDPAVTVKIINGINDYLEQNHFKSVREIIGLI from the coding sequence ATGGCAGATTTAAATATTTCCTTGAAGGAACTGGAGTTAAAGAACCCGGTATTAACAGCTTCCGGTACATTCGGATACGGTACCGAATTTCAGGATTTTATAGACTTATCGGCACTCGGAGGCTTTATTGTAAAAGGTACAACCCTGCATCCCCGGGAAGGTAATCCTTATCCCCGAATGGCGGAAACGCCTTCGGGCATGTTGAATGCAGTCGGACTGCAAAACAAAGGCGTAGATTATTTTGCAGAGCATATCTATCCCGGAATAAAAGATATAAAAACACATATACTGGTAAATGTTTCAGGGTCTACTGTATCCGATTATGTCGCGACCGCAGAGAAAATAAACGACCTGGATAATATTCCGGGGATCGAACTGAATATCTCCTGCCCGAATGTAAAGGAAGGTGGAATGGCTTTCGGTACCCGTTGCTCTTCTGTGGCAGAAGTCGTAAAAGCCGTCAGGAAAGTATACGGAAAACATCTGATGGTGAAATTATCTCCCAATGTCACCGATATTCAGGAAATCGCATTGACGGCAGAAGCCGAAGGAGCTGATTCTGTCTCCCTGATCAATACACTGCTGGGAATGGCCGTAGATATTCGTAACAGACGACCGGTTTTGAGTACTGTTACCGGAGGATTAAGCGGACCTTGTGTTAAACCGGTAGCCTTGAGAATGGTGTGGCAGGTGGCAAAGGCCGTAAAAATTCCGGTTGTAGGTCTGGGAGGCATCATGACTGCTGAAGATGCTATCGAATTTTTGCTCGCCGGCGCCTCGGCCGTTCAAATAGGTACGGCTAATTTTATTGATCCGGCTGTCACCGTAAAAATCATTAACGGTATTAACGATTACCTGGAACAAAACCATTTTAAAAGTGTACGGGAAATTATAGGATTGATTTAG